The Pricia mediterranea genome includes a window with the following:
- a CDS encoding DUF4138 domain-containing protein, which yields MKLFWSLIISMAHVGIYAQSLKTIFTNERDAVALFFPGTISQALTGSENYTFSYNRDSPQHVGIVQGVRGKNSNLLVITETGDIYSYRLAYRKVLDTLSYFVKDVDRIGNEFPPRVHARVDSVSKTVGSESYDSGGDSLRYRMKYFENFSFFQLEQNNGSLKRKRKKGVVLRLRDLIYDRNEVYALIEIRNRSGVDFEVDYLKNFKVHGNKRRKSSYQKIPLNMLYTKNFPKMVKDRQNVSFVVVLPKFTLGDSEKLMLELKERNGGRNMRLFYR from the coding sequence ATGAAACTATTTTGGTCTCTCATAATCTCTATGGCCCATGTCGGCATATACGCTCAGAGTCTGAAAACCATCTTCACCAATGAAAGGGATGCGGTGGCCTTGTTTTTTCCCGGTACAATAAGCCAGGCCCTGACAGGCTCCGAGAACTACACCTTCAGCTACAACAGGGACAGTCCACAGCACGTAGGGATTGTTCAGGGAGTAAGAGGGAAGAACAGCAATTTGCTCGTTATTACCGAGACCGGTGACATCTACAGCTATCGGCTCGCTTACCGGAAGGTTTTGGATACCCTGAGTTACTTTGTGAAGGATGTGGATCGCATCGGCAATGAGTTTCCGCCTCGGGTACATGCAAGAGTTGATAGCGTTTCAAAGACCGTTGGTAGCGAATCGTATGATAGTGGTGGCGACTCGCTCCGGTACCGGATGAAATATTTTGAAAACTTCAGCTTCTTCCAGCTCGAGCAAAACAATGGCTCACTTAAACGGAAGCGGAAAAAGGGTGTTGTTTTACGGTTGAGGGATTTAATATATGACCGCAACGAGGTGTACGCGCTAATTGAAATTCGCAATCGTTCCGGTGTCGATTTCGAAGTGGACTATTTGAAAAATTTTAAGGTACACGGCAATAAACGGCGAAAATCCTCCTATCAGAAAATACCGCTGAACATGCTGTACACAAAGAATTTCCCGAAAATGGTCAAGGATAGACAGAATGTTTCATTTGTCGTGGTGCTGCCAAAGTTTACGCTGGGGGATTCGGAGAAATTGATGCTCGAACTGAAAGAGCGTAACGGCGGTCGAAATATGCGGTTGTTCTACAGATAG